The Homo sapiens chromosome 10, GRCh38.p14 Primary Assembly sequence GCGAAGGCTGAAGTAACAGAAGAAGTTGAAGATGgcaaagaggaagatgaagaggaggaaacagaaaattcTCTGGTCAGTATTTAGGAAAGAAATTTCATTTAGTGAATAGAGTTCGGTTTTGAGGTGTAGTTGCTCCTGTATCTAAGGATTGATGGGTGGCAACGCAAAACCTTTAAATTTAGACCTGAAGATTAGTAGCAAGGTTGCTCGTCGCTGcacatttttgttatatttcccttttttttgagatggagtctcactctgtcacccaggttggagtgcagtggtcactacaacctctgcctcccggtgtcAGGTggttcttgggcctcagcctcccgagtagctgggactacaggcatgcgccaccacacccaactaatttttgtatttttagtagagatggggtttcaccatgttggccaggctagtctcgaactcctgacctcaagtgatcttccctcctcggtctcccaaagtgctgggattacaggtgtgtgccaccgcacccggcccatttttgttatatttcttgTGAGAAGAattgttaattctttaaattcaGCAACATTTACTGAATAAAGATCTGAAATCACTGTAGGTCTGTAAACATTGTTTTGGTCACTCTAAGGTCATGTTTTAacactaaaaatacattaaatcttTTTTAGCCAATACCTGCAAGTAAGCGTGCATCTTCTGACCTTAGTATCGCCAGCTCTGAAGAAGATAAACTTTCACAAAATGCTTGTATTTTGgagtctgtctcagaaaaaacagaACGTAGTAACTCTGAAGATAAACTCAACAGCAAAATTCTTAATGAAAAACCCACCACTGATGAACCTGAAAAGGCTGTGGAGGATATTAATGAACATATTACCGATGCTCAGTTAGAAGCAATGACTGAACTCCATGACAGAACAGCAGTAATCAaggagaatgaaagagagaagaggCCCAAGCTTGAAAATCTGCCTGACACAGAAGACCAAGAAACTGTGGACATTAATTCAGTCagtgaaggaaaagagaataatataatGATAACCTTAGAAACAAATATTGAACATAATCTAAAATCTGAGGAAGAAAAGGATCAGGAAAAGCAACAGATGTTTGAAAATAAGCTTATAAAATCTGAAGAAATTAAAGATACTATTTTGCAAACAGTAGATTTAGTTTCTCAAGAGACTGGAGAAAAAGAGGCAAATATTCAGGCAGTTGATAGTGAAGTTGGGCTTACAAAGGAAGACACCCAAGAGAAATTGGGGGAAGACGACAAAACTCAAAAAGATGTGATCAGCAATACAAGTGATGTGATAGGAACATGTGAGGCAGCAGATGTGGCTCAGAAAGTGGATGAAGACAGTGCTGAGGATACGCAGAGTAATGATGGGAAAGAAGTGGTCGAAGTAGGCCAGAAATTAATTAATAAGCCCATGGTGGGTCCTGAGGCTGGTGGTACTAAGGAAGTTCCTATTAAAGAAAtagttgaaatgaatgaaatagaagAAGGTAAAAATAAGGAACAAGCAATAAACAGTTCAGAGAACATAATGGACATCAATGAGGAACCAGGAACAACTGAAGGTGAAGAAATCACTGAGTCAAGTAGCACTGAAGAAATGGAGGTCAGAAGTGTGGTGGCTGATACTGACCAAAAGGCTTTAGGAAGTGAAGTTCAGGATGCTTCTAAAGTCACTACTCAGatagataaagagaaaaaagaaattccagtgTCAATTAAAAAAGAGCCTGAAGTTACTGTAGTTTCACAGCCCACTGAACCTCAGCCTGTTCTAATACCCAGTATTAATATCAACTCTGACAgtggagaaaataaagaagaaataggtTCTTTATCAAAAACTGAAACTATTCTGCCACCAGAATCTGAGAATCCAAAGGAAAATGATAATGATTCAGGCACTGGTTCCACTGCTGATACTAGCAGTATTGACTTGAATTTATCCATCTCTAGCTTTCTAAGTAAAACTAAAGACAGTGGATCGATATCTTTACAAGTAAGTGTACATGAGTCATTGTTTGGGTTTTCCTTTGCCATTTTCTCAATTCAGAGTTTATGTGAAATTGATGTcttgaaaataaaacagcattAAATTAATGTAGTATTAACAATATAAATTCTTACAGCCTATGAAAGCAATTAAAAAGAACTAAGGAGATTGTGGATCTAATCTTTAAATTTTGTGGTAGGATCTACCTATTTTTGCAGACCTGATGCAGATAAACAGTGTAATATGGTTGCTTGGTGTGATTAGGTTCCTTTATTGGACATATCTAGATGCAACATTAGCAAGAATCAACAATGTATGAGAGAATTAGAAATTGAAAGAATGATGTCTTTTTAAGCACATTTAGGGTGTAAACAATCCTTGATTTACCATTGGCCCATACAGTCACAGACATTGCTACTGCCATGAGAACCATtgtggggaaaacaaaacaaacactaaaGCCCAGAACACTTGGAGCTTTGAGTGTAATTCTCAAATTTTAGTGTGCTTAGGAGTTACTAGCGGCTATGTAGAAGTCTGGAGTGGGTCCCAAGGATCactatttgtaaaaaaaaaagatcccacaGAGTTCTGATGCAGGTGATCCATGGGCTGCCCCTTGGAAAATACTTCCTAGACCCTCTGGGTTGATAGTAgcagaagagaagacagaaaagcagGAACAACCTAAGAAAACTGACATAGATGGATCTCTAGGGCATGAGTGATTAGTCTGCCTATCTGCCCCAAATTCCTAGGATTTTCTTACATGTATTcctaggattttcttcttttttcagtttaCTTTCTTTCACTGACTGAAATAACCACCACTCTGAAATTCATTCACTGACTTAATAgcctcttttaaaaatgcaaataacttGTATAAGAATGAAGAAGATATTAATTATTGAACTTTTAGTAGGAGCTGAAGAAATGTGAAGTTTGGAGGTTAAGGTGTAGATAGGTGTATTTTTTGGAGTCTGCCAACTTTAGATTTTAGAGGAATCCTGGGTAGGGTACCATAGTCCTGGACTTTGGAAGAAGAGCATGAGGATCCTGGAAGCTTGGAGAAGAGAACAGTAAGAGGAGAGGATGCAGAAAGGTGATTGGAAGGTGCCAAAGAGAAACTGTTTAAAATTTGGATGCATTTTGAGTTTAGCATTTTCACATTCCATTTTTGCTTCCTCTGCCTTCTAACCCTTTCTTCCATATCAACACCCAGTAAGTATCTGCCCTGAACACTTAGTTTACCAAAATGTATTTGTAGGAGTCTTATATGTCTGTTATTTCTGTTTGCATTTAAATGTTTTTGGATACCAGTTGAGGAATGAAGAGTTTAGTCTTAATAAAGAATTTTAGGTCATAGCTAGCAGCCAAATCTGGTACTTTTGGGTGCAGCAGAGGCACTGTCTTTCTAGTAACCCTAAAATCATACATATATCTCTGGCCCTgagatggagggaggggctgTCGATATTATTGTTACTGATTAAGTAGATTTTGATCCCCAGTGCTGGCAGTGTTTAAAAATTACCTGAgagctttttcaaaaaaaagagatTTCCAGCTACCCTCAGACCTgtcaatttagtttttttttaagagatgagccccacaaattcatttttaattgttttgtcaGTGAAAAAGCAGAGGTATCTGAGAAACTACaaattgaaaagatgaaaaaaaaggaTAACATGTAAAGTTCTACTGATTAGCTATGTGAACTGCTCATCACTTATGCCTAATTATAATGTGTCATAAAAGCTATACATGAAGATGATCAAAATGCATACTTTGAAAAAATTTGATTTCATCTGTAAAGACGTGTAAGTCAGATGACGTTTAAGGTGTTATAACTGGTTCCACAGATGAGTCTATTGCTTTATATTTATACTTTCTATGTGTAGTCTGCATGGCTGttcagttgttttgttttaaaaaagaaagaaatgtttaaggaagaagaaaatgttttctaccTCCAGTATTCCTTGTACAAAGCCtaactaaaataaaatctcacTCAGGAaacaagaagacaaaagaaaacattgaagaaaacaCGCAAATTTATTGTTGATGGTGTAGAAGTGAGTGTAACAACATCAAAGATAGTTACAGATAGTgattccaaaactgaagaattgCGGTTTCTTAGGTGAGTAGAGAAACAACGTAATTAAAACTGGTTTGTGACTTCTTTTCAGTCTCTGAAAAGTCAGAAGAATAGAGAAACAAGGGTAAAttattggctaatttttttttattcttttactacCGTTCCACtcgaaagaaaatttttaaagctttaaaaaaaaacgtATTTCAGAAGTGTAATTTTTGCTGTCTTCTCTATCATTACCATTAAATTTTATCAGACGTCAGGAACTTCGGGAATTAAGATTTCTtcagaaagaagagcaaagagcCCAACAACAGCTCAATAGCAAACTACAGCAACAACGAGAACAAATTTTCCGGCGCTTTGAGCAGGAAATGATGGTAAAGTCTGATtgttataccattttatatcattttgtgTTAATAATGACATTTACTgcattaaaaacagacaaacaaaaaaggttGTAGAACTTGTTCTCTGATTGCCAGATTTCTCTAGCTTTGTGATTTATTTCTGGCATTTTTACCCTTTTGGTgttctggatgccttttattgatttattcttttttcttgaaaGGATTTTCTATCCCAGTCTACCTTAAGCTGGTTTATGGTGTGATGGGTTGTTTTTTCTCTCATGAAAACTTATGAAGCCAGTAAACAAAGTTCCTAGATTTGCCTATTGCTGGGTAATTTTTCAGTGCTCTAATTCGATCTTTCAGATTTGGAATCCAAGATTTTAAGCCAGTTTAGAGCAATTGCCTTCAAACCTAGCTGAGCAGTAGGACTCCTCaggggctttttaaaaatgtgctttatTCTCTGGCTTCTACAGTTAAGCCTCCACATCTCTATTTCCTGCTGCTAGAGGAAATAGTGCTGACTAGTCCTGGGTAGCTGTCACTGAGTCCTTCAGTTTTTGCCTTGTGTCCAAAGTTGGAAAAGGAATTagtaatgtaatataaaatttttgtaatttatgttGACTATCTGCCTTAATGTAGGTTAGAAAAAGTATCATTTGAAATGTTACAGTACTCATGTTTTGAATATAGTCCTTGTGTTGACTTGTAATTTTAATTGATAAAGATTGTTTTGTGTGAACTGTGGATTGTTGATTACATGAGTTGGATCATAACTGAGATTTCCTAAGAAAATAGTGAACTTTTGTTCTCATTGAGTATTTTTATAGTActtatattgttttccaaaacCTTATAAAATCTGTATTTCTCCCCCATCatactttctaaaatgttttacttttcaatttttttaaaaagaaaacatccatTACAAATAAGTAACTATACCTGTATTCAAAAACAGTGTTACTGAGTGTTATATAAACAGGAGTCTTGTTGCAAGAGTAGATTTATAATTCCAAAAGATCTGTTCCAATAGAATAAGGTGTTTATTTTAAGAATCTTAATGTGGAAGATTGAATCTGAAAATGACAATCTTATTATTAAATAATGGcgatattattaataatattattttattaaagtagACCTCAAATAAGCTCTTTGatttatcaaaaattttattGGATAAATATTGAAATTTTTCTGATTTGCCTTACTACTTCACAACAATTAGCTATTCTTCTGGATAATCTAAAAACTTTGAACATTCTACTAgtataatagaaaacaaattttggGTCGGGCGCAGTGccttattcctgtaatcctagcactttgggaggctgaagtgggcagatcacttgagggcaggagttcgagaccaacctggcaaacatggtaaaaccccgtctctactaaaaatacagaaaaattagctaggcaggatgtcacatgcctgtaattccagctactcaggcggctgaggcatgagaatcatttgaatctgggaggcggaggttgtagtgagcagagattgtgccactgcactccagcctgggcgacagagggagatcctgtctcaaaaagaaaaaacaaacaaaaacagaaaagaaaaaaaaaaagaccaggcccagtggttcatgcctgtaataccagtattttgggaggccgaagcaggaggattgcttgagcgcagaagtttaagaccagcctaggcaacatagtgatagCCCTatctctccaaataaataaataaataaataaataaataaaaagataagttggtcatggtggcatgcactgtagtcccagctacttgggaggctgaagcaggaggatagtttgagcccaggaggccgaggctgcagtgaactgtgattgtgcaactgcactccagcctgggtgacagagtgagaccctgtctctaataaataaaatagaaaaaaaatttccatgttagaaaaaaagaactcatttttttgagaattttcatAACATATTTTAGTGCATTTGACTTTTTCAGTATTGTGAAGGTTATAGTACATTACTAAATTTAAATACTAGTTATGTTCTCTTAGGAAACATCTTTACTATAAGGTATTAATATGGGTGATGGAAAAGTTATCATCTTGAGCTATATTGTTTTACAGAGTAAAAAGCGACAATATGACCAGGAAATTGAGAATCTAGAAAAACAGCAGAAACAGACTATCGAACGCCTGGAACAAGAGCACACAAATCGCTTGCGAGATGAAGCCAAACGCATCAAAGGAGAACAAGAGAAAGAGTTGTCCAAATTTCAGAATATGCTGAAGAACCGAAAGAAGGAGGTAAGTGTAAACTACTGTTTTTAATtactaaagctttttttttaaaaaaattgttttaagactATCTAAGGATTTAGGAATACTAATAATACTTGAGAGTTAAATAGCacctattcattctttcattcggTCTTCTCAACAGTCATATAGAGTTGTCATAAGGTcaatcattattcccattttactgcCAAGAAAACTGGAGTAAGAGAGGTTTTAGTGACCTGTTTAAGTTCACCTCAAGAGAGGTTTTAATGACCTGTTCACAGACTACCCCTAAATATCCAGCTAAACCTTGAATCAGGTCTTCAAATTGAGTTTAATCCATCTTAAGGTCTACCATTGTCCTTAATGCAACACATTTAAGTCcttatataaaagtattttttagaaaACTTACTATGTTGTGTTTGCCAGTGGCAGCAgtgattcattttattatttataagttatttttcatctttaattcATACTTTTAACGATTTTGTTTGTTGATTAGCTTTATTGCCTTTCATGGGTATTGTGCCAAACAAAAGCTGAATAACCTGAAATTTGACATGCTATCTATAACTCATCAAATTGTGAGGTACTTCGAAGAACTAGAAGTGGAACATATCTGTAAAGTCATTTGATGAGAATGagttttttcattgtttcctgAAACTGTTTCATATTGTTATAGAATCTGTTTGCAGTATAAAAGATTGTCATTGCTTCAGAAGGAAGATTTACTTATTATATTAGCATCTTTTTTTGTcccaaattaaaactaaaagagCTTTACATGTAGGTAATTTTcagagataattttataatttattaacatCTTCAGTATAGGAAGACGATTTGCCTTTTCATGATATAAAAGACACCAGAGACAATGATTGTGATCAATTTTATTAGGGTTGGAACAAACAGAAACCTCAGCCAAACTAATAAATGCATTTTCACTTTTGTTACACATCTCAAATACCCAGATTCATTgactttaacatttaaattgagaAGAAAATTGAATGTCATACTGCTGAATCTTAAGGATTTGCTTTAAAAAGGGTAGAGTCAAACATTAATAAATACAGTGATTTTATGATTTCTTTAGATAAAGATGAATGAAATGGTATGTGATTTTATTTGATGTGGCTTCCATTTCtaaaaatcactattttattactatttctgATGTTTTATGTAGAATTGCTGTATATACTGTGAGGTATGACATTACTGGGGCTACATGTTAATTTTCTCTCAAGTAGTTTTTGAGATATTCTTTATctcagtgaaatttaaaaaattttacagataaatataTGGTTTAATCCTAAATATAAAAGTCtcagttattgtttttgtttggggGTAGGAGAGTTTCAGCCACGAACATGTTTGAGATCGtgatatgcatattttaaataattacattatgtatttttttttccttattgctaAACTTCTTGCATTTGGGGAGTCTCTTCCTTTTAATGGTGATTTGGTTTCATGAGGGATTACTGATGGGAAATTTTAAATACACGATGTTAAATCAAAATCAGTCTCTTTCACGGACCATCAATAGCATGTGGTGATTTGGAATCTGGTTTCTTTTGGTGCTTCTACTTGTAAACACATGATTGTTTTTCATAGTTGGATTACAGATCTATTGTTAGATGGAATATACTTCtagtattttgaaatgattaaaagAAGGAGCTCTAAAATGTACttcattctgtattttatctgcTATAATAAATCATAGCTTACTAAACTTACTTTTAAGAGTGCTTATATTACCAATTTTTAAGTTGACAGGCTTAGCTTAACTTGTCAGCAAAGGGGAATATTCTAATCCTATTCAAGATCATCAGATACATTCATTTTTACCACACCGTGTATAAAATGGTGTGTTTATGAAAAAACTTAGTatccatttatttctcctttgtgtatTCTAAGacttgctttccttttttgtttttggcctcATTAAGTAGATTTTATTTAGCATTATTTCTTTAGTATGATCAAGCCAATTATGAAATTTTGCACTTTTATAAATGGCATTAGCTTTCCTTATGTTCAATATTTCCAACTATGTCAATAGATACGTTTATAATTTTATGATCTTTCAACAAGGTCAGTTGAGTTTATCACCTGTAGTTCAGCATCAGTGCTGCAAGTAATTCTTCGCTGGTTGTCTTTGGACCTTTAAGAAAGAGAATGATACATAGGGTTATTAAGCAACTAATTAACCTTTGTGTGGTGTAATGTCCCTTTCTGCACTGAGATTATGCATgttctcttctttcattctttttcaccaGACTAACACCTATGCTAATGCATGTTGAAAGGAACTTTTTAACAACTTTAATATTTGACTTGTAGCTTATCTGCTCTCATAAATGCTTGCTGTGGAGAAAGTATCATTTCCCCACCTCCTGCATGCTTATACACTGTAGGTTATAAATGAAGTGGAGAAAGCACCCAAAGAGCTGAGAAAAGAGCTCATGAAACGCAGGAAAGAGGAGCTTGCACAAAGCCAGCATGCTCAGGTAACAGCAGCAGCTTAATGCTACTAAAACCAGAAAGCACCATTTTCTCACAGCTTGATAAACCATGGTTGAAAGGGTAAATTTTAAGTGTTATTATTATATGATGTTGACTTCTCCCCATTCAAAAACTCCTGGAATCTTCTTTATTTAATACTAAATTCCTACTAATGGTGACATTTAAGTTGCTAATATGAAGTTAAGTGGAATGTTTGGAAAGTTGACTCCAGATGAAATAAACAAGTATATGAATGTATAATCCACTGTTATCTGATTTTAATCTTGATGGGAGCTTATAGTTTTAAGTAGTAATGCCAATGTTTGTTAGAAAACTTTTAGGACATAAAAATAGAGGATGGTATATAAGCTTTGTGCTTACAAAAAGTATGCCCATTAAAACGCTATTATTTCTATAAAGTGCAGTTagaagaaaaatagcaaatgGTAACTTTAAATGGTAGTTCAAACATGTATTGCTTTTAAGCTTGACAACATAAGCAACtttaaaactggattttaaatattaagtaccttgtttttctttttggttcacAATCCAGCAGTTAAACAAATAGACTATTTTTACCTATATAGAGTTTAAAGCAACCCAATCTAGGTTATGATAAAGTTAAGCCTTGTCATAAGATgggtgaattcttttttttttttttggtgaattggagtctcgctctgtctccaggctggagtgcagtggtgtgatctcggctcactgcagcctccgcctcctgggttcaagcgattctcctgcctcagcctcccgagtagctgggactacaggcatgcaccaccacgcccagctaatattttgtatttttagtagagatggggtttcaccatgttggtcaggatggtctcgatctcttgacctcgtgatctgcccgcctcagcctcccaaagtgctaggattacaggcgtgagccaccaccaccgGCTTGGTGAATTCTTTACGAAGTGAGATAAATTAGTATTTGTAACAGAATTTTCTAGAATTATCTCACATGACAAGTCTTTCATATGAAGGAAGATGAATCTTCTGATTAAATTTATGCTAAGCCTGGAGGCAAGGATAAATGAGCTCAATTTTCCATTACATAAGTCAgtgaaaggaagaagagatgtGGATCGTGTATTTAATCGATcctttgaattatctttttaatttgttgttttatGTGATTTAACAAGTGGTTCCCAGACTTGTGGATTTTATAGACccataaaaagaaacatagaaacaataaaaaccacTGGGGACCATGACATGGgctgccattaaaaaaatttttttttaaattttgctaagtaaagatattttaaaactgccATTTACTTGTCACCATCATTTCAAAGGAGAGAATATTTTTAACAccatgaaaaataaggaaaatataatcttagaatttaaaaattaaataaaactagcTTGTCTGAATAAatttagtttgcttttgtttttttcttgctatgaGCCATTGAAACATTTTTTCTTGGCCTGGTGTGGGTATTCCTAGTTTAAGGTGGTTAATAGCAAACGCAGCATttactatatgtcaggcattgttctaaatgctttatgtgTATGAACTTATTTAATCTGAGTTAATTatccttgaggtagtcttattaCCCCCAGTTTACAGTTGAGGGAACTCAAGCACAGGAAGGCTGAGTGACcctcccaaggtcacacacctgggtagtggtagagccaggattctcATCCAGATAAGTTTGGGTACATGTTTCACACACTGATTCGCTGCACCATGCTGCCTCTCATATTTAAGCTACCTACTTGTGCTGCAACTTAAACTCTCGTCAGCTTGACTCAGTGGTTCTTGGCCATGTCTTGTTACCAAGTGAAGAGGAAGTCCTTGCTGGCCACACATGTACTTTTGGTTAATTTGGATTTCAAACCAGATTAGAATAATATGGTTTTTGCCTTATAAAGGAATATAGATTTTTATTAATTCCAAAAGGCCATGTATCAAATTCTAAAGTCAAAACTGAGAATTAATGTTGAATGAATTAGGTAATACTATGTTTTAATAAGACTTTGTTGgtgatttttcatataattttggtAACAGGCCAGTATTTTCTGAGTAGAGCTGAAAGTAATCATAAATTCCTTCAGTAAATCTAATGAGGAATTTAGTAATctaacaaatattaaaagtatttctATCTACTGCTTTAAGCGAAGGTACAAAAGCTTTATAACTTTACAgtctatttcaaactttttttgagAATTCATAAGTAATGGTCATACAGTCATGGAGCTAGAACATATTTGATCATTTAagtccagtggttttcaaactatACTAACAGGAATTTTGACTTTGAAAGAAGCAACTATGGGAGTCCCTAAGACGGCAAGAACTCTGGGCTGTGAGCCCCTGCTTCTGCTTCAACTCAAGCAACACCACTTTTGCTGTGGTTTATAAACTGGGATTTTTGGgggtgaattttaaaaaagggggTTCTACTAGcttaaaaaacaacagcaacacaCTAGagtttggaaaccactgatctagtTCAaatccttcattttacagatgagaaagaggTCCATCTGTTAAGTGACTTGTTCCAGGCCTCAAGAAACTCAACATTTGTATAATTATTCTTTTCGTTTACAAAAAGTCATTCAGATATATTCTCACCTGGGAGGTGCATTCTATTCTGATCCACAGGGTGTTGCTCAGATCATGATTCAGTCTTTTCAGTTGTCATCTTGTGCAGTCTTCAACGCCCAAATGCAGGACGTAAGTCC is a genomic window containing:
- the SLK gene encoding STE20-like serine/threonine-protein kinase isoform 2 (isoform 2 is encoded by transcript variant 2), whose product is MSFFNFRKIFKLGSEKKKKQYEHVKRDLNPEDFWEIIGELGDGAFGKVYKAQNKETSVLAAAKVIDTKSEEELEDYMVEIDILASCDHPNIVKLLDAFYYENNLWILIEFCAGGAVDAVMLELERPLTESQIQVVCKQTLDALNYLHDNKIIHRDLKAGNILFTLDGDIKLADFGVSAKNTRTIQRRDSFIGTPYWMAPEVVMCETSKDRPYDYKADVWSLGITLIEMAEIEPPHHELNPMRVLLKIAKSEPPTLAQPSRWSSNFKDFLKKCLEKNVDARWTTSQLLQHPFVTVDSNKPIRELIAEAKAEVTEEVEDGKEEDEEEETENSLPIPASKRASSDLSIASSEEDKLSQNACILESVSEKTERSNSEDKLNSKILNEKPTTDEPEKAVEDINEHITDAQLEAMTELHDRTAVIKENEREKRPKLENLPDTEDQETVDINSVSEGKENNIMITLETNIEHNLKSEEEKDQEKQQMFENKLIKSEEIKDTILQTVDLVSQETGEKEANIQAVDSEVGLTKEDTQEKLGEDDKTQKDVISNTSDVIGTCEAADVAQKVDEDSAEDTQSNDGKEVVEVGQKLINKPMVGPEAGGTKEVPIKEIVEMNEIEEGKNKEQAINSSENIMDINEEPGTTEGEEITESSSTEEMEVRSVVADTDQKALGSEVQDASKVTTQIDKEKKEIPVSIKKEPEVTVVSQPTEPQPVLIPSININSDSGENKEEIGSLSKTETILPPESENPKENDNDSGTGSTADTSSIDLNLSISSFLSKTKDSGSISLQETRRQKKTLKKTRKFIVDGVEVSVTTSKIVTDSDSKTEELRFLRRQELRELRFLQKEEQRAQQQLNSKLQQQREQIFRRFEQEMMSKKRQYDQEIENLEKQQKQTIERLEQEHTNRLRDEAKRIKGEQEKELSKFQNMLKNRKKEEQEFVQKQQQELDGSLKKIIQQQKAELANIERECLNNKQQLMRAREAAIWELEERHLQEKHQLLKQQLKDQYFMQRHQLLKRHEKETEQMQRYNQRLIEELKNRQTQERARLPKIQRSEAKTRMAMFKKSLRINSTATPDQDRDKIKQFAAQEEKRQKNERMAQHQKHENQMRDLQLQCEANVRELHQLQNEKCHLLVEHETQKLKELDEEHSQELKEWREKLRPRKKTLEEEFARKLQEQEVFFKMTGESECLNPSTQSRISKFYPIPSLHSTGS
- the SLK gene encoding STE20-like serine/threonine-protein kinase isoform 1 (isoform 1 is encoded by transcript variant 1) — encoded protein: MSFFNFRKIFKLGSEKKKKQYEHVKRDLNPEDFWEIIGELGDGAFGKVYKAQNKETSVLAAAKVIDTKSEEELEDYMVEIDILASCDHPNIVKLLDAFYYENNLWILIEFCAGGAVDAVMLELERPLTESQIQVVCKQTLDALNYLHDNKIIHRDLKAGNILFTLDGDIKLADFGVSAKNTRTIQRRDSFIGTPYWMAPEVVMCETSKDRPYDYKADVWSLGITLIEMAEIEPPHHELNPMRVLLKIAKSEPPTLAQPSRWSSNFKDFLKKCLEKNVDARWTTSQLLQHPFVTVDSNKPIRELIAEAKAEVTEEVEDGKEEDEEEETENSLPIPASKRASSDLSIASSEEDKLSQNACILESVSEKTERSNSEDKLNSKILNEKPTTDEPEKAVEDINEHITDAQLEAMTELHDRTAVIKENEREKRPKLENLPDTEDQETVDINSVSEGKENNIMITLETNIEHNLKSEEEKDQEKQQMFENKLIKSEEIKDTILQTVDLVSQETGEKEANIQAVDSEVGLTKEDTQEKLGEDDKTQKDVISNTSDVIGTCEAADVAQKVDEDSAEDTQSNDGKEVVEVGQKLINKPMVGPEAGGTKEVPIKEIVEMNEIEEGKNKEQAINSSENIMDINEEPGTTEGEEITESSSTEEMEVRSVVADTDQKALGSEVQDASKVTTQIDKEKKEIPVSIKKEPEVTVVSQPTEPQPVLIPSININSDSGENKEEIGSLSKTETILPPESENPKENDNDSGTGSTADTSSIDLNLSISSFLSKTKDSGSISLQETRRQKKTLKKTRKFIVDGVEVSVTTSKIVTDSDSKTEELRFLRRQELRELRFLQKEEQRAQQQLNSKLQQQREQIFRRFEQEMMSKKRQYDQEIENLEKQQKQTIERLEQEHTNRLRDEAKRIKGEQEKELSKFQNMLKNRKKEVINEVEKAPKELRKELMKRRKEELAQSQHAQEQEFVQKQQQELDGSLKKIIQQQKAELANIERECLNNKQQLMRAREAAIWELEERHLQEKHQLLKQQLKDQYFMQRHQLLKRHEKETEQMQRYNQRLIEELKNRQTQERARLPKIQRSEAKTRMAMFKKSLRINSTATPDQDRDKIKQFAAQEEKRQKNERMAQHQKHENQMRDLQLQCEANVRELHQLQNEKCHLLVEHETQKLKELDEEHSQELKEWREKLRPRKKTLEEEFARKLQEQEVFFKMTGESECLNPSTQSRISKFYPIPSLHSTGS